Proteins from a genomic interval of Danio rerio strain Tuebingen ecotype United States chromosome 4, GRCz12tu, whole genome shotgun sequence:
- the LOC137491044 gene encoding uncharacterized protein, which yields MAFIKEESEDVKIEETFTVKQEDLQEQTDLIEENKGSKEVEHHVKIEGKTHLQTDGILKRRDSNPFICTCTQCGKSFGKKGNLKIHMIIHTGEKPFTCTQCGKSFSISSSLNQHMRIHTREKPFTCTQCGKSFSLSSNLIKHMRIHTGKKPFTCTQCRKSFGLSSNLIKHMMIHTGEKPFTCTHCGKSFSQSSHLNLHMRIHTGEKPFTCTQCGKSFNCSSHLNKHKRIHTGEKPYTCTQCGKSFSQSSNLNQHMRIHTREKPFTCTQCGKSFSKPSSLKIHMRIHTGEKPFTCT from the exons atggcgtttattaaagaggagagtgaagatgtgaagattgaagaaacattcacagtcaaacaggaagatctgcaggaacaaacag acctaattgaagagaataagGGGAGTAAAGAGgtggaacatcatgtcaaaattgagggaaaaacacatttacagactgatggtattttaaaaaggagagacaGTAATCCTTTCATCtgcacctgcactcagtgtggaaagagttttggaaaaAAAGgcaatcttaagattcacatgataatccacactggagagaaaccattcacatgcactcagtgtgggaagagtttcagcatatCATCAtctcttaatcaacacatgaggatccacactagagagaaaccattcacatgcactcagtgtgggaagagtttcagcctatcatcAAACCTtattaaacacatgaggatccacactggaaagaaaccatttacatgcactcagtgtaggaagaGTTTTGGCCTATCTTCAAACCTTAttaaacacatgatgatccacactggagagaaaccattcacttgcactcattgtgggaagagtttcagccaatcatcacaccttaatctacacatgaggatccacactggagagaaaccattcacatgcactcagtgtgggaagagttttaactgctcatcacaccttaataaacacaagaggatccacactggagagaaaccatacacatgcactcagtgtgggaagagtttcagccaatcatcaaacttaaatcaacacatgaggatccacactagagagaaaccattcacttgcactcagtgtgggaagagttttagcaaaCCATCATCCCTTAAaatacacatgaggatccacactggagagaaaccattcacatgcacttaa
- the LOC137491050 gene encoding uncharacterized protein, with product MAFIKEESEDVKIKETFTVKQEDLQEQTDLIEENEESKEEEHHVKIEEKNNLQTDDILKRRDKNHFTCTQCGKSFGRKHNLKIHMRIHTGEKPYTCNQCGKSFNQSSNLYNHMMIHTGEKPFKCTQCGKSFNRSSDLHQHMRIHTGEKPFTCSQCGKSFYCSSHLHQHMRIHTGEKPFTCSQCGKSFRQSSNFKQHMRIHTEEKPFTCTQCGKSFNQ from the exons atggcgtttattaaagaggagagtgaagatgtgaagattaaagaaacattcacagtcaaacaggaagatctgcaggaacaaacag acctaattgaagagaatgaggagagtaaagaggaggaacatcatgtcaaaattgaggaaaaaaataatttacagactgatgatattttgaaaaggagagacaagaatcatttcacctgcactcagtgtggaaagagttttggaagaaaacacaatcttaagattcacatgaggatccacactggagagaaaccatacacatgcaatcagtgtgggaagagtttcaaccaatcatcaaacctttataatcacatgatgatccacactggagagaaaccattcaaatgcactcaatgtgggaaaagttttaaccGCTCATCAGACCTTCATCAacatatgaggattcacactggagagaaaccattcacatgctctcagtgtgggaagagtttttactgctcatcacaccttcatcaacacatgaggatccacactggagagaaaccattcacatgctctcagtgtgggaagagtttcaggcaatcatcaaactttaagcaacacatgaggatccacactgaagagaaaccattcacatgcactcagtgtggaaagagtttcaaccaataa